One genomic window of Geodermatophilus sp. DSM 44513 includes the following:
- a CDS encoding amidase, with amino-acid sequence MTTTDELCLLPATELSALIRARQLSARELTDACLERIDSLDGRVNAVVTLDADGARAAADAADARLAAGEEVGPLHGLPVAHKDTHATGGMRTTWGSPLADTVPADDELVVARLRAAGTVRVGKTNVPEFAAGSHTFNTLFGATHNPYRHGSSAGGSSGGAAAALAAGFVPVAEGSDFGGSLRNPAAFCNVVGLRPTPGRVPTWPASMGWSQMSVQGPMGRTVADVALVLSALAGPDRRVPISLQDPGAPFAAPLPERLDGVRVAWAPDLGGRVRVDPAITAALSAGVAVFEELGATVEVDCPDLSDADDVFGTLRAWQFDATFSDLARQHPDGLKESIRWNAALGAELTGADVARAEIAHTALHQRVVGFFDRYDVLLAPTTQVLPFPVELEYPAEIDGRPLEDYLEWMRSCTLITPTGCPALSVPGGFTPDGLPVGLQVVAAPRADRRVLEVGYAFEQATRFGERRPPL; translated from the coding sequence GTGACCACCACCGACGAGCTGTGCCTGCTCCCCGCCACCGAGCTGTCGGCGCTGATCCGCGCCCGGCAGCTGTCCGCCCGGGAGCTGACCGACGCCTGCCTGGAGCGCATCGACTCACTCGACGGCCGGGTCAACGCGGTGGTGACGCTGGACGCCGACGGCGCGCGGGCGGCGGCCGACGCCGCGGACGCCCGGTTGGCCGCGGGCGAGGAGGTCGGTCCGCTGCACGGGCTGCCGGTGGCGCACAAGGACACCCACGCCACCGGGGGGATGCGCACGACCTGGGGCTCCCCACTGGCGGACACCGTGCCGGCCGACGACGAGCTGGTGGTCGCCCGGCTGCGCGCGGCCGGGACGGTGCGGGTCGGCAAGACCAACGTGCCGGAGTTCGCGGCCGGCTCGCACACCTTCAACACGCTGTTCGGCGCGACGCACAACCCGTACCGGCACGGGTCCTCCGCCGGGGGCTCCAGCGGCGGCGCGGCCGCGGCGCTGGCGGCGGGGTTCGTGCCGGTGGCCGAGGGCAGCGACTTCGGCGGCTCGCTGCGCAACCCGGCGGCGTTCTGCAACGTCGTCGGGCTGCGACCGACGCCGGGCCGGGTGCCCACCTGGCCGGCGTCGATGGGCTGGTCGCAGATGTCGGTGCAGGGCCCGATGGGCCGCACCGTGGCCGACGTGGCGCTGGTGCTGTCGGCGCTGGCCGGGCCGGACCGGCGGGTGCCGATCTCGCTGCAGGACCCGGGCGCCCCGTTCGCCGCGCCGCTGCCCGAACGGCTCGACGGCGTTCGGGTGGCCTGGGCGCCGGACCTGGGCGGCCGGGTGCGGGTGGACCCGGCGATCACGGCGGCGCTGTCGGCGGGCGTGGCGGTGTTCGAGGAGCTCGGCGCCACCGTGGAGGTCGACTGCCCCGACCTGTCCGACGCCGACGACGTGTTCGGCACGCTGCGGGCCTGGCAGTTCGACGCCACGTTCAGCGACCTGGCCCGGCAGCACCCGGACGGGCTCAAGGAGTCGATCCGCTGGAACGCCGCGCTGGGCGCCGAGCTCACGGGCGCCGACGTGGCCCGCGCGGAGATCGCGCACACCGCTCTCCACCAGCGGGTCGTCGGCTTCTTCGACCGCTACGACGTGCTGCTCGCGCCGACGACGCAGGTGCTGCCGTTCCCGGTGGAACTGGAGTACCCGGCCGAGATCGACGGCCGGCCGCTCGAGGACTACCTCGAGTGGATGCGGTCCTGCACGCTGATCACGCCGACCGGCTGCCCGGCGCTGTCGGTGCCCGGGGGCTTCACGCCGGACGGCCTGCCGGTCGGGCTGCAGGTGGTCGCCGCGCCGCGGGCCGACCGGCGGGTGCTGGAGGTCGGGTACGCCTTCGAGCAGGCCACCCGCTTCGGCGAGCGCCGTCCGCCTCTCTGA
- a CDS encoding NAD-glutamate dehydrogenase: MARTTGTVPAIPVPAPAEDGTPAAATELAALEAARDEKRRLLERAAADALAGGPGLPAGCGTDDVAALLRRYYWSEPAAEVQGHDPADLAALALRHLRLAEVRPEGSATVDVQELPGADGGAPRALVLVVTDDMPFLVDSVTAEVVRQGFGLEHVVHPVLVVRRDVTGRIRAFCDSADPATCGADALAESWMAVLLDGPLDAEAAGDLVAGLRTVLADVRAVHEDTARMRARALELADRLDRADGATEAPSPPEDPADDPAEAAELLRWLADGNFVFLGARDVDLVRSRGRVTAAPVAGSGLGVLRGDADVATAPEAVPGTRLLTVTEADARSTVHRRTWLDLVTVTLPAGDGGPARQHRLVGLFPSAAAAHPVREVPLVRRRVAEVLTGSGVPADSHTGKELLEVLETYPRDELFQVGTDELLPVALAVLQLQERRQTRLFLRQDAGGRFWSAIVYLPRDRYTTAVRTRVQQLLLERLGGSSIEYTARVTESVLARLHFVVRPPVARGGPATLPAVDVPALQEALAAVVRSWTDELADALTARYGADAERRLARVADAFPGAYQDDFPATTAVEDLERLDGLAEGELGLLLRRGPSAAEPRLVVYRVGERLLLSDVLPVLQHLGVDVVDERPYEIDRIGAPLAWVYDFGLTAPSGELPFPGSLPERFTEALSAVWRGDAEDDGLGALVLLAGLNWRQVAVVRAYVQWLRQAGLPFGQGYVETTLAAHPDVVARLVALFETRFSPGRDGGRAARTDELVTSLREAIGRVESLDADRVLTAMLAAVQATVRTTYYAMSPTAPTPLALKLHPAQVPDVPEPRPAREVWVSSPRVTGVHLRFGAVARGGLRWSDRHEDLRTEVLGLVKAQMVKNTVIVPTGAKGGFVVRRPPPDSAGRDAWLAEGQACYRLFIGALLSLTDDLRDGRVVPPDRVVRHDGDDAYLVVAADKGTATFSDLANAVALERGFWLGDAFASGGSVGYDHKAMGITARGAWESVTRHFRELDLDVQSQDFTVVGIGDMSGDVFGNGMLLSEHIRLVAAFDHRHVFVDPTPDAATSSAERRRLFDLPRSSWADYDPTLISAGGGVWPRTAKSIPVSEPVRTALGLADDVETLSPVELIRAALLAPVDLLFNGGIGTYVKASTESALDVGDKANDAVRVDGRDLRVRVVGEGGNLGLTQRGRVEYALAGGKLNNDAVDNSAGVDTSDHEVNIKIALGRVVEAGELDAEGRAALLEEMTDEVAAAVLTDNHAQNAALAVETASARSLLDAHARFLRALERSGRLTRSVEFLPDDRRLAERRRDGQALTGPELCVLLAYAKLETGDAVLASGLPDDPATGELLVGYFPTALRDRFPAAVTGHPLRREIIATALTNRAVNLAGVTGLFRLAEETGVPLAGVVRAHAAARAVFDVDRLWDAVRPMDNRVPAATQVELRTEATRLAERAARWLLRLPKLTAEDAAPLATVTDRFAAPVAAVRAGLASWLLGAEAEAHAARTARLEAAGVPAALAAEVAAAPLLAAALDLSVVAERTGAPIELAGRVHQAVAERLALVPLRELVVALPRDRRWPSMARASLRDDLAAEQAELTAEVLAGRTRDADDAGELVERWVSDWDGAQQRAAAQLADITAGDRQELAELLVAVRTLRGLRRRT, from the coding sequence ATGGCCCGTACCACCGGCACGGTCCCGGCGATCCCGGTACCGGCCCCCGCGGAGGACGGCACCCCCGCCGCCGCGACCGAGCTCGCCGCCCTCGAGGCGGCCCGTGACGAGAAGCGACGCCTGCTCGAGCGCGCCGCCGCCGACGCCCTCGCCGGCGGCCCGGGGCTGCCGGCCGGGTGCGGCACCGACGACGTCGCGGCGCTGCTGCGCCGCTACTACTGGAGCGAGCCGGCCGCGGAGGTGCAGGGCCACGACCCGGCCGACCTCGCCGCGCTCGCCCTGCGCCACCTGCGGCTGGCCGAGGTCCGGCCCGAGGGGTCGGCCACGGTCGACGTCCAGGAGCTGCCGGGTGCCGACGGCGGCGCACCGCGCGCGCTGGTGCTGGTGGTCACCGACGACATGCCCTTCCTCGTCGACTCCGTCACCGCCGAGGTGGTGCGCCAGGGCTTCGGCCTCGAGCACGTCGTCCACCCGGTCCTGGTGGTCCGCCGCGACGTCACCGGCCGCATCCGCGCCTTCTGCGACAGCGCCGACCCGGCGACCTGCGGCGCCGACGCGCTCGCCGAGTCCTGGATGGCCGTCCTGCTCGACGGGCCGCTGGACGCGGAGGCGGCCGGTGACCTGGTCGCGGGGCTGCGCACCGTGCTGGCCGACGTCCGCGCCGTGCACGAGGACACCGCGCGGATGCGCGCCCGCGCCCTGGAGCTGGCCGACCGGCTGGACCGGGCCGACGGCGCCACGGAGGCCCCGTCGCCGCCCGAGGACCCGGCCGACGACCCGGCCGAGGCCGCGGAGCTGCTGCGCTGGCTCGCCGACGGCAACTTCGTGTTCCTCGGTGCCCGCGACGTCGACCTGGTGCGCTCCCGGGGCCGGGTGACCGCCGCTCCGGTGGCCGGCAGCGGCCTCGGCGTGCTGCGCGGCGACGCCGACGTGGCGACCGCCCCCGAGGCGGTCCCCGGCACGCGACTGCTCACCGTGACCGAGGCCGACGCCCGGTCCACCGTGCACCGCCGCACCTGGCTGGACCTGGTGACGGTCACCCTGCCGGCCGGGGACGGCGGGCCGGCGCGGCAGCACCGCCTGGTCGGGCTGTTCCCGTCCGCCGCCGCCGCGCACCCCGTCCGCGAGGTGCCGCTGGTGCGCCGCCGGGTGGCCGAGGTGCTGACCGGCTCCGGCGTCCCGGCCGACAGCCACACCGGCAAGGAGCTGCTGGAGGTCCTGGAGACCTACCCGCGCGACGAGCTGTTCCAGGTGGGCACCGACGAGCTGCTGCCGGTCGCGCTGGCCGTGCTGCAGCTGCAGGAGCGCCGGCAGACCCGGCTGTTCCTGCGGCAGGACGCCGGCGGCCGGTTCTGGTCGGCGATCGTCTACCTGCCCCGGGACCGGTACACCACGGCGGTCCGGACCCGCGTGCAGCAGCTGCTGCTCGAGCGGCTGGGCGGCTCCAGCATCGAGTACACCGCCCGGGTCACCGAGTCGGTGCTGGCCCGGCTGCACTTCGTCGTCCGCCCGCCGGTGGCGCGCGGCGGGCCGGCGACGCTGCCCGCCGTCGACGTGCCCGCACTGCAGGAGGCACTCGCCGCCGTCGTCCGCAGCTGGACCGACGAGCTGGCCGACGCGCTCACCGCCCGGTACGGCGCGGACGCCGAGCGCCGCCTGGCCCGCGTCGCGGACGCCTTCCCCGGCGCCTACCAGGACGACTTCCCCGCGACCACCGCCGTCGAGGACCTCGAGCGGCTCGACGGGCTGGCCGAGGGCGAGCTGGGCCTGCTGCTGCGCCGCGGTCCCTCGGCCGCCGAGCCCCGGCTGGTCGTCTACCGGGTGGGGGAGCGGCTGCTGCTGTCCGACGTGCTGCCGGTGCTGCAGCACCTGGGTGTCGACGTGGTCGACGAGCGCCCCTACGAGATCGACCGGATCGGCGCCCCGCTGGCCTGGGTCTACGACTTCGGGCTCACCGCGCCGTCCGGTGAGCTGCCGTTCCCGGGCTCGCTGCCCGAGCGGTTCACCGAGGCCCTGTCGGCGGTGTGGCGCGGCGACGCCGAGGACGACGGCCTGGGCGCGCTGGTGCTGCTGGCCGGGCTGAACTGGCGGCAGGTCGCCGTGGTGCGGGCCTACGTGCAGTGGCTGCGCCAGGCCGGGCTGCCGTTCGGGCAGGGCTACGTGGAGACCACGCTGGCCGCGCACCCGGACGTCGTCGCCCGCCTGGTGGCACTGTTCGAGACCCGCTTCTCACCCGGTCGCGACGGCGGGCGGGCGGCGCGCACCGACGAGCTGGTCACCTCGCTGCGCGAGGCGATCGGCCGCGTGGAGTCCCTCGACGCCGACCGGGTGCTCACCGCGATGCTCGCCGCGGTCCAGGCCACGGTGCGCACGACGTACTACGCCATGTCGCCGACCGCGCCCACCCCGCTGGCGCTCAAGCTGCACCCGGCGCAGGTGCCCGACGTGCCCGAGCCGCGCCCGGCCCGGGAGGTGTGGGTCAGTTCGCCGCGGGTCACCGGCGTGCACCTGCGCTTCGGCGCGGTCGCCCGCGGCGGGCTGCGCTGGTCCGACCGGCACGAGGACCTGCGCACCGAGGTGCTGGGCCTGGTCAAGGCGCAGATGGTCAAGAACACCGTCATCGTCCCCACCGGCGCCAAGGGCGGCTTCGTCGTCCGCCGGCCACCCCCGGACAGCGCCGGCCGGGACGCCTGGCTGGCCGAGGGGCAGGCCTGCTACCGGCTGTTCATCGGCGCGCTGCTGTCGCTGACCGACGACCTGCGGGACGGCCGCGTCGTCCCGCCGGACCGCGTCGTGCGGCACGACGGCGACGATGCCTACCTCGTCGTCGCCGCGGACAAGGGGACGGCGACCTTCTCCGACCTGGCCAACGCCGTCGCGCTGGAGCGCGGCTTCTGGCTGGGCGACGCGTTCGCCTCCGGCGGCTCGGTCGGCTACGACCACAAGGCCATGGGGATCACCGCCCGTGGCGCGTGGGAGTCGGTGACCCGGCACTTCCGCGAGCTCGACCTCGACGTCCAGTCGCAGGACTTCACCGTCGTCGGCATCGGCGACATGTCCGGCGACGTGTTCGGCAACGGGATGCTGCTGTCCGAGCACATCCGGCTGGTGGCCGCCTTCGACCACCGGCACGTCTTCGTCGACCCCACCCCGGACGCCGCGACCTCGTCCGCCGAGCGGCGCCGGCTGTTCGACCTGCCCCGCTCCTCGTGGGCGGACTACGACCCCACGCTGATCAGCGCCGGCGGCGGGGTGTGGCCGCGGACGGCCAAGTCGATCCCGGTCAGCGAGCCGGTGCGGACGGCCCTCGGCCTGGCCGACGACGTCGAAACGCTGTCGCCGGTCGAGCTGATCCGCGCCGCCCTGCTGGCGCCGGTGGACCTGCTGTTCAACGGCGGCATCGGCACCTACGTCAAGGCCTCGACCGAGAGCGCCCTCGACGTGGGGGACAAGGCGAACGACGCCGTCCGGGTCGACGGCCGCGACCTGCGGGTGCGTGTGGTGGGGGAGGGCGGCAACCTCGGCCTGACCCAGCGCGGCCGGGTCGAGTACGCGCTGGCCGGAGGCAAGCTCAACAACGACGCCGTCGACAACTCCGCCGGCGTGGACACCTCCGACCACGAGGTCAACATCAAGATCGCCCTGGGCCGGGTGGTCGAGGCCGGCGAGCTGGACGCCGAGGGGCGGGCGGCGCTGCTCGAGGAGATGACCGACGAGGTCGCCGCCGCCGTCCTGACCGACAACCACGCGCAGAACGCGGCCCTGGCGGTCGAGACCGCCTCCGCGCGCAGCCTGCTGGACGCCCACGCCCGCTTCCTGCGGGCCCTGGAGCGCTCCGGTCGGCTGACGCGCAGCGTCGAGTTCCTCCCCGACGACCGCCGGCTCGCCGAACGGCGGCGCGACGGGCAGGCGCTGACCGGCCCCGAGCTGTGCGTGCTGCTGGCCTACGCCAAGCTGGAGACCGGCGACGCCGTCCTCGCCTCCGGGCTGCCCGACGACCCGGCGACCGGGGAGCTGCTGGTCGGCTACTTCCCGACGGCGCTGCGCGACCGGTTCCCCGCCGCGGTCACCGGGCACCCGCTGCGGCGGGAGATCATCGCGACCGCGCTGACCAACCGGGCGGTCAACCTGGCCGGGGTGACCGGGCTGTTCCGGCTGGCCGAGGAGACCGGGGTGCCCCTGGCCGGGGTGGTGCGCGCGCACGCGGCGGCCCGGGCGGTGTTCGACGTCGACCGGCTGTGGGACGCCGTCCGCCCGATGGACAACCGGGTACCCGCGGCCACCCAGGTCGAGCTGCGCACCGAGGCCACCCGGCTGGCCGAGCGGGCCGCCCGCTGGCTGCTGCGGCTGCCCAAGCTGACGGCCGAGGACGCGGCCCCGCTGGCGACCGTGACGGACCGGTTCGCCGCGCCGGTGGCCGCGGTCCGGGCCGGGCTGGCGTCGTGGCTGCTCGGCGCCGAGGCCGAGGCGCACGCCGCCCGCACCGCCCGCCTCGAGGCGGCCGGGGTGCCCGCGGCGCTGGCCGCCGAGGTGGCCGCGGCGCCCCTGCTGGCCGCCGCCCTGGACCTCTCCGTCGTCGCCGAGCGCACCGGCGCGCCCATCGAGCTGGCCGGCCGGGTGCACCAGGCCGTGGCCGAGCGGCTGGCCCTCGTCCCGCTGCGCGAGCTGGTCGTCGCACTGCCGCGCGACCGCCGCTGGCCGTCGATGGCCCGCGCCTCGCTGCGCGACGACCTCGCCGCCGAGCAGGCCGAGCTGACCGCGGAGGTGCTGGCCGGCCGGACCCGCGACGCCGACGACGCCGGAGAGCTCGTCGAGCGCTGGGTGTCCGACTGGGACGGCGCGCAGCAGCGGGCGGCCGCCCAGCTGGCCGACATCACCGCCGGGGACCGGCAGGAGCTGGCCGAGCTGCTGGTCGCCGTCCGCACCCTGCGCGGCCTGCGCCGGCGGACCTGA
- a CDS encoding phage holin family protein has translation MFRFLAKVVLMAAVFWGVTQVVGGITVLPNPQGPLGEPGTWLWISLLFALVNAVVGPVLRLLSLPFVLVTLGLFLLVVNAALLGTTAVLSDRLQVDGVGAAVLGGLLLAVGGWIVDQLTERR, from the coding sequence GTGTTCCGGTTCCTCGCCAAGGTCGTCCTGATGGCCGCCGTCTTCTGGGGCGTCACCCAGGTGGTCGGCGGCATCACCGTGCTGCCCAACCCGCAGGGCCCGCTCGGGGAGCCCGGCACCTGGTTGTGGATCTCGTTGCTGTTCGCCTTGGTCAACGCGGTCGTCGGGCCGGTGCTGCGGCTGCTGTCGCTGCCGTTCGTGCTGGTCACCCTCGGGCTGTTCCTGCTCGTGGTCAACGCCGCGCTGCTCGGCACCACCGCCGTCCTCAGCGACCGGCTGCAGGTCGACGGCGTGGGCGCTGCGGTCCTCGGGGGGCTGCTGCTGGCGGTCGGCGGCTGGATCGTCGACCAGCTGACCGAACGGCGCTGA
- a CDS encoding GAP family protein — MDVAVLLSLAGLALVDSTSIGTLVLPVWLMAAPGRVRVGRILTFLGAVAACYLLIGVLLLLGAAELAGPVAAALDSTAGRVVQLVVGGVLVVLGLTVEPWTTAGKERRRAARAARGPGRLARWRDRVRGDEAGGGGAVVALAVTAVGVEAASMVPYLAAIALLVTSGLDTVPMVAVLAGYCLLMVLPALVLLALRVALHERIAPLLARVERLLSRGTGETVAWVLFLLGAYLVWDALPVT, encoded by the coding sequence GTGGACGTCGCGGTGCTGCTGTCCCTGGCCGGGCTGGCGCTCGTGGACAGCACGAGCATCGGCACGCTGGTGCTCCCGGTGTGGCTGATGGCCGCACCCGGCCGGGTGCGCGTCGGCCGCATCCTGACCTTCCTCGGCGCGGTCGCCGCGTGCTACCTGCTCATCGGCGTGCTGCTCCTGCTCGGGGCGGCCGAGCTGGCCGGCCCGGTCGCCGCGGCCCTGGACAGCACGGCCGGACGGGTCGTCCAGCTGGTGGTCGGGGGCGTGCTGGTGGTGCTCGGGTTGACCGTGGAACCGTGGACGACGGCCGGCAAGGAGCGGCGCCGGGCGGCCCGCGCGGCGCGCGGCCCCGGCCGGCTGGCCCGCTGGCGCGACCGGGTCCGCGGGGACGAGGCCGGCGGTGGCGGAGCGGTCGTGGCCCTGGCGGTCACCGCCGTGGGGGTCGAGGCCGCCTCGATGGTCCCCTACCTCGCCGCGATCGCCCTGCTGGTGACCTCCGGGCTGGACACCGTGCCGATGGTCGCCGTGCTGGCCGGCTACTGCCTGCTGATGGTCCTGCCCGCGCTGGTGCTGCTCGCCCTGCGCGTGGCGCTGCACGAGCGGATCGCCCCGCTGCTCGCCCGGGTCGAGCGGCTGCTGTCCCGCGGCACGGGGGAGACGGTCGCCTGGGTGCTGTTCCTGCTCGGGGCGTACCTGGTGTGGGACGCGCTGCCCGTGACCTGA
- a CDS encoding TetR family transcriptional regulator C-terminal domain-containing protein has translation MPRIVDAEQRRRELTEAVWRVIRRDGVAAASVRAVAREAGTSMGALRHWFATQDELLHFAMTLVVQRARARAVVADAAGGTLVDRLLRVLEETLPLDDDRRAEAEVWLALTARALVDPALAELRDRSADELHGFCTEAVRVLVAEGVAPAGLDVELEGERLYAVVDGLAVHALTRPSVLPPDRARAVLAAHLAALGDRS, from the coding sequence GTGCCCCGCATCGTCGACGCCGAGCAGCGCCGGCGGGAGCTGACCGAGGCGGTGTGGCGGGTCATCCGGCGCGACGGCGTCGCGGCCGCCTCGGTGCGGGCCGTCGCCCGGGAGGCGGGTACCTCCATGGGCGCGCTGCGGCACTGGTTCGCCACCCAGGACGAGCTGCTGCACTTCGCCATGACGCTGGTGGTCCAGCGCGCGCGGGCGCGGGCCGTGGTGGCCGACGCGGCCGGCGGCACCCTGGTCGACCGGCTGCTGCGGGTGCTGGAGGAGACCCTGCCGCTGGACGACGACCGGCGGGCCGAGGCCGAGGTGTGGCTGGCCCTCACCGCGCGGGCGCTGGTCGACCCCGCCCTCGCCGAGCTCCGCGACCGGTCGGCCGACGAGCTGCACGGGTTCTGCACCGAGGCGGTGCGGGTCCTGGTCGCGGAGGGGGTCGCGCCCGCGGGCCTGGACGTCGAGCTGGAGGGCGAGCGGCTGTACGCCGTCGTGGACGGGCTCGCGGTGCACGCGCTGACCCGCCCGTCGGTGCTGCCGCCGGACCGGGCGCGGGCGGTGCTGGCCGCGCACCTGGCCGCGCTGGGCGACCGGTCCTAG
- a CDS encoding ATP-binding protein, with protein MDPVRNPYAPGAGQRPPELAGRDAELAAFDVVLERIARGRPERSLVLTGLRGVGKTVLLNQLRSAAIGRGWGTGKLEARPEQSLRRPVSSALHMALRELRHPDQESMDAVLGVVKAFALRQTADAKLRDRWQPGIDVPATGGRADSGDMEIDLVELLSDAAGLAADVGRGLALFIDEMQDVPADDVSAICAACHELSQQGAPLIVVGAGLPHLPAVLSASKSYSERLFRYLRIDRLDRPAADRALLAPAEREDVTFEPEALDALYAAADGYPYFVQAYGKVTWDVAATSPVTAADVRVAAPVAEAELAVGFFGSRYDRATPAEREYMHAMAELGGPGGAAVATSEVAASLGRKPASLSPARDSLIKKGLVYSAERGQIAFTVPHFGRYLLRHP; from the coding sequence GTGGACCCCGTCCGGAACCCCTACGCCCCCGGCGCCGGCCAGCGCCCGCCCGAGCTGGCCGGCCGGGACGCCGAGCTGGCCGCCTTCGACGTCGTGCTGGAGCGGATCGCCCGCGGCCGGCCCGAGCGCTCGCTGGTGCTCACCGGCCTGCGCGGGGTGGGCAAGACGGTGCTGCTCAACCAGCTGCGCTCGGCGGCGATCGGCCGCGGCTGGGGCACCGGCAAGCTGGAGGCCCGGCCGGAGCAGTCGCTGCGCCGGCCGGTCTCCTCGGCGCTGCACATGGCCCTGCGCGAGCTGCGGCACCCCGACCAGGAGTCGATGGACGCCGTCCTCGGGGTGGTCAAGGCCTTCGCGCTCCGGCAGACGGCTGACGCGAAGCTGCGGGATCGGTGGCAGCCGGGCATCGACGTGCCGGCCACCGGCGGGCGGGCCGACTCCGGCGACATGGAGATCGACCTGGTGGAGCTGCTCAGCGACGCCGCCGGACTGGCCGCCGACGTCGGCCGCGGCCTGGCGCTGTTCATCGACGAGATGCAGGACGTGCCGGCCGACGACGTCTCGGCGATCTGCGCGGCCTGCCACGAGCTGTCCCAGCAGGGGGCGCCGCTGATCGTCGTCGGGGCGGGCCTGCCGCACCTGCCGGCGGTGCTGTCGGCGTCCAAGAGCTACTCCGAGCGGCTGTTCCGCTACCTGCGCATCGACCGGCTGGACCGGCCCGCCGCGGACCGGGCGCTGCTCGCCCCGGCCGAGCGGGAGGACGTCACCTTCGAGCCCGAGGCGCTGGACGCCCTCTACGCGGCCGCCGACGGCTATCCGTACTTCGTGCAGGCCTACGGCAAGGTCACCTGGGACGTCGCTGCCACCTCCCCCGTCACCGCCGCCGACGTGCGGGTGGCCGCGCCGGTCGCCGAGGCCGAGCTGGCGGTGGGCTTCTTCGGCTCGCGCTACGACCGCGCCACCCCGGCCGAGCGGGAGTACATGCACGCCATGGCCGAGCTGGGCGGGCCGGGCGGCGCCGCGGTGGCGACGTCGGAGGTGGCGGCGTCACTGGGCCGCAAGCCGGCCTCGCTGTCCCCGGCGCGGGACTCGCTGATCAAGAAGGGGCTGGTGTACTCCGCCGAGCGCGGCCAGATCGCCTTCACCGTGCCGCACTTCGGCCGCTACCTGCTGCGCCACCCGTGA
- a CDS encoding alpha/beta fold hydrolase, which translates to MTDPAREPELISVPVQGGGLAALHWTADAPGAPIAVLVHGITGNAMAWARVAGALAGGFEVVAPDLRGRAASAGLPGPYGMEAHAADVAALLDHLGADRDAGADAAVLVGHSMGAFVAALAAAGVARDRVHGLVLVDGGLAFPTPPGADLDAVLSAVLGPSLDRLSMTFPDLAAVRAFWAQHPAVGPWVDVPSVAAYLARDLLGEPPALRSACVPEAVRVDGGDVLLNERVLEATTDLPVPATLLWATRGLLDQTPGLYDEVRLAQLGLEPSGITAREVPDTNHYSILWASQGVEAVAAAVRDAAARS; encoded by the coding sequence GTGACCGACCCCGCCCGTGAGCCCGAGCTGATCTCCGTGCCGGTGCAGGGTGGTGGGCTCGCCGCGCTGCACTGGACCGCCGACGCCCCCGGTGCGCCGATCGCCGTGCTAGTGCACGGCATCACCGGCAACGCCATGGCCTGGGCGCGGGTGGCCGGCGCGCTGGCCGGTGGGTTCGAGGTGGTCGCCCCCGACCTGCGCGGTCGTGCCGCGTCGGCCGGCCTGCCCGGCCCGTACGGCATGGAGGCGCACGCGGCCGACGTCGCCGCCCTGCTCGACCACCTGGGGGCCGACCGCGACGCCGGCGCCGACGCCGCGGTGCTCGTCGGGCACTCGATGGGCGCCTTCGTCGCCGCCCTGGCCGCCGCCGGGGTGGCCCGCGACCGCGTGCACGGGCTGGTGCTCGTCGACGGGGGCCTGGCCTTCCCCACCCCGCCGGGGGCCGACCTGGACGCGGTGCTGTCCGCCGTCCTCGGCCCGTCGCTGGACCGGCTGTCGATGACGTTCCCCGACCTGGCCGCCGTGCGGGCCTTCTGGGCGCAGCACCCGGCGGTCGGCCCGTGGGTCGACGTGCCCTCGGTGGCCGCCTACCTCGCCCGGGACCTGCTCGGCGAGCCGCCGGCGCTGCGCAGCGCGTGCGTGCCCGAGGCGGTCCGGGTCGACGGCGGCGACGTGCTGCTCAACGAGCGCGTCCTGGAGGCGACCACCGACCTGCCGGTGCCCGCGACCCTGCTGTGGGCGACCCGCGGGCTGCTCGACCAGACACCGGGCCTCTACGACGAGGTGCGGCTGGCCCAGCTGGGCCTGGAGCCCAGCGGGATCACCGCCCGCGAGGTGCCCGACACCAACCACTACTCGATCCTCTGGGCGTCGCAGGGCGTCGAGGCGGTCGCCGCCGCCGTCCGGGACGCCGCCGCCCGGAGCTGA
- a CDS encoding ATP-binding protein — MGRLTWPVRPRPDGRGEVWRWDLQAVAELPAARAVLRARLAGVGTLPDDEDDTPAERLVLAFDELASNALRHGSSPVVATVIAGSGGWLLDVSDRDPDTMPCPAVDRDPAQGGLGLHLVARLSLAHGWYVDDDCKHVWACLPTATEDREPALA, encoded by the coding sequence GTGGGTCGACTCACGTGGCCGGTGCGCCCACGACCGGACGGGCGGGGCGAGGTGTGGCGCTGGGACCTCCAGGCCGTCGCCGAGCTCCCGGCGGCACGCGCGGTGCTGCGGGCCCGGCTGGCGGGCGTCGGCACACTCCCTGACGACGAGGACGACACCCCCGCCGAGCGGCTCGTCCTGGCCTTCGACGAGTTGGCGTCCAACGCGCTGCGGCACGGCTCCTCCCCCGTCGTCGCCACGGTCATCGCCGGCAGTGGCGGCTGGCTGCTCGACGTGAGCGACCGGGACCCGGACACGATGCCGTGCCCGGCCGTCGACCGGGACCCCGCCCAGGGCGGCCTGGGCCTGCACCTGGTGGCCCGGCTGTCGCTGGCGCACGGCTGGTACGTCGACGACGACTGCAAGCACGTCTGGGCCTGCCTGCCCACGGCCACCGAGGACCGCGAGCCCGCCCTGGCCTGA